In the Corynebacterium gerontici genome, one interval contains:
- a CDS encoding PH domain-containing protein has protein sequence MRVHRLSPMVRIAQSCIAVLVVLLVREDFRSFILDHLSTWWIALLVLLGLIAVTWVLSGIWWRATSFSIGEEISYEHGVFSKTTRSAQRENIQAVDVVEPFFPRLFGLAELRIETAGGDDSVIAIRYLRPAQAHELRKELLSHARHAGEDAIEGAAEDTDAQLPGHRDAKTQGHAHDDQAGDADVSIPVSRALLGAGLQQAPRLLILLLVFWALDLASIGLIAIAFSVVPPLFRHLDQAWQMRLRFSNTLNLTYGLANRSHSDIPLRRVHAARIKQYPLWRFFGWWEVTLAVSGYTENTTVLPVGTREEVEEVLQRIFGRDMDIHATFSSPKQAKWISPIDWKQQQVELEQEHVVLSFGRIAPQRVLLNRADIQALVLSRGPVQHKLGVCNLECAVVHGPVRAKIRDLRTEDAQTLLDQLRAGR, from the coding sequence ATGCGGGTACATCGTCTCTCGCCGATGGTGCGCATTGCGCAGTCATGCATCGCAGTGTTGGTGGTGCTGCTGGTGCGCGAAGATTTCCGTAGCTTCATACTCGATCACTTGAGCACCTGGTGGATTGCGCTGCTGGTGCTCCTAGGCTTGATCGCGGTGACGTGGGTGCTTTCTGGGATCTGGTGGCGCGCCACCAGCTTTAGTATCGGCGAAGAAATATCCTACGAGCACGGCGTATTCAGCAAAACCACCCGCAGTGCTCAACGTGAAAATATCCAGGCTGTGGATGTAGTGGAGCCATTTTTTCCAAGGCTCTTCGGCTTGGCTGAGCTGCGCATCGAAACCGCAGGCGGCGATGATTCCGTTATTGCCATTCGATACCTCAGGCCCGCCCAAGCCCACGAACTGCGCAAAGAACTCCTCAGCCACGCAAGGCATGCTGGCGAAGATGCTATTGAAGGCGCCGCCGAAGATACCGATGCTCAATTACCGGGGCATAGAGATGCGAAGACCCAAGGCCATGCCCACGATGATCAAGCCGGTGACGCCGATGTCAGCATCCCTGTATCGCGAGCACTGCTTGGTGCCGGCTTGCAACAAGCCCCGCGCTTGCTCATCCTTCTGCTTGTTTTCTGGGCACTCGACCTGGCCAGCATTGGTCTGATCGCCATTGCCTTTAGTGTGGTGCCACCGCTGTTTCGCCACCTTGATCAGGCCTGGCAGATGAGACTTCGCTTTAGTAACACCCTCAACCTCACCTACGGCTTGGCTAATCGCTCGCACAGTGACATACCCTTGCGCCGTGTGCACGCCGCGCGGATCAAGCAGTATCCGCTCTGGCGCTTCTTTGGCTGGTGGGAAGTCACACTTGCGGTATCCGGCTACACCGAAAACACCACGGTGTTGCCCGTCGGTACTCGTGAGGAGGTAGAGGAAGTGCTCCAGCGCATCTTCGGTAGGGACATGGATATCCATGCCACTTTCTCAAGCCCAAAGCAGGCTAAGTGGATCTCTCCAATCGACTGGAAGCAACAGCAAGTCGAGCTAGAACAAGAGCATGTGGTGCTGAGTTTCGGAAGGATCGCGCCTCAAAGGGTGTTGCTCAACCGTGCTGATATTCAAGCCCTGGTGTTAAGCCGCGGTCCGGTGCAGCATAAGCTCGGCGTGTGCAACCTCGAGTGTGCGGTAGTGCATGGGCCGGTGCGAGCCAAGATCAGGGATCTGCGCACTGAAGATGCCCAGACGTTACTGGACCAGTTGCGGGCAGGGCGGTAG